A genomic window from Microbacterium sp. H1-D42 includes:
- a CDS encoding DUF6541 family protein: MILDWFAQLPVLLVAAGVIFVPGVLALRFAGLRGLPMVAFAPLFTVAATAVIAMLLGRLGVPWGLVPWAAAMVALVLIALLIGRWAGGQLHDAVRPSLHWLLPAAVGVGIVLSAWRVVAYVQDPFGISQTNDAVFHMNAVRYILETDNASSLHVNSVIGGRSFYPAAWHGTVSLIVLLTGAEITVATNMVTVVIAAAIWPLGITWLARAVTASSDVAAYAAILAGALQTFPLLMFQWGVLFPNALSTAMIPAAIALVITLPRWGGTTRPVAHVVRVALLILVGVAAILLAQPAGVLPWLAICAVWLTFEAFARRAAWGWPRLAGALGVLWLAVIAIWLYLAQGTSGSHWPPFRGKLAVFLDVLLNGQVMIPFAFGISALMLIGLVVAARAAALRWFVVAWAGISTLYLLVAAIGAPLIRVGILGAWYADPYRIASLAPIVVIPLAAIGAEALVRGISARTRWSAEPTSTLVGLAATTVFMIVLILLRPVAMPAVTQGTYDRESRYLAATDAYLNPDERQLLESLDENVPADARVIGNPSTGSGFGYFLSGIDVYPRTWAAPRTSEWDVLAAGLRDAGTDPTVCTALEAFGDPEYVLDFGEGEAGPGRYLMPGMTDFAGQPGFELIDSVGDASLWRITACAQ; this comes from the coding sequence GTGATTCTCGATTGGTTCGCGCAACTGCCGGTTCTGCTGGTCGCCGCAGGCGTGATCTTTGTGCCGGGGGTGCTCGCGCTCCGGTTCGCAGGGTTACGCGGATTGCCGATGGTGGCCTTCGCGCCACTGTTCACGGTCGCGGCGACAGCTGTGATCGCGATGCTGCTGGGTCGACTCGGGGTGCCGTGGGGCCTGGTGCCGTGGGCTGCGGCCATGGTGGCCTTGGTCCTCATCGCTCTGCTCATCGGTCGATGGGCCGGTGGACAACTCCATGATGCCGTGCGGCCGTCGCTGCACTGGCTGCTGCCGGCAGCCGTTGGTGTCGGCATCGTGCTGTCCGCTTGGCGCGTCGTCGCTTACGTGCAGGATCCTTTCGGTATCTCGCAGACGAACGACGCCGTGTTCCACATGAATGCCGTCCGCTACATCCTCGAGACCGACAATGCCTCATCGCTGCACGTCAACTCGGTGATCGGCGGCCGAAGCTTCTATCCTGCAGCGTGGCACGGGACCGTCTCACTCATCGTGCTGCTTACGGGTGCTGAGATCACTGTGGCGACCAACATGGTGACAGTGGTGATCGCAGCTGCGATCTGGCCTCTTGGCATCACCTGGTTGGCGCGCGCCGTGACGGCCTCATCTGACGTTGCGGCTTACGCGGCGATCCTCGCGGGTGCGCTGCAGACCTTTCCACTGCTGATGTTCCAGTGGGGAGTGCTCTTCCCGAACGCCCTGTCGACCGCCATGATCCCGGCCGCGATTGCTTTGGTCATCACTCTCCCGCGCTGGGGAGGGACCACGCGCCCGGTCGCCCACGTCGTGAGAGTCGCGTTGCTCATCCTCGTGGGAGTCGCGGCGATTCTGCTCGCGCAGCCTGCTGGTGTTTTGCCGTGGTTGGCGATCTGCGCGGTGTGGCTGACGTTCGAGGCCTTCGCGCGACGTGCAGCCTGGGGCTGGCCGCGTTTGGCCGGTGCGCTCGGCGTGCTCTGGCTTGCGGTGATCGCGATCTGGCTGTACCTCGCGCAGGGAACGTCCGGATCGCATTGGCCACCGTTCCGCGGCAAACTCGCGGTGTTCCTCGACGTGCTGTTGAACGGGCAGGTGATGATCCCGTTCGCATTCGGCATCAGTGCACTGATGCTGATCGGACTGGTGGTGGCGGCACGTGCAGCAGCGTTGCGCTGGTTCGTGGTCGCCTGGGCCGGGATCTCGACGTTGTACCTGCTGGTGGCGGCCATCGGCGCCCCGTTGATACGTGTCGGCATCCTCGGTGCGTGGTATGCCGATCCATACCGGATCGCCTCGCTGGCGCCCATCGTGGTCATCCCGCTCGCCGCCATCGGGGCGGAAGCCCTCGTGCGTGGGATCTCAGCCCGAACACGATGGTCCGCCGAGCCGACGTCGACGCTGGTGGGACTCGCAGCGACGACAGTGTTCATGATCGTGCTGATCCTCCTGCGACCGGTCGCCATGCCGGCCGTCACGCAAGGTACGTACGACCGCGAGTCACGTTACCTGGCGGCCACCGACGCCTACCTCAACCCTGACGAGCGACAGCTGCTTGAATCGCTGGACGAGAACGTCCCGGCGGATGCGCGGGTGATCGGAAACCCTTCTACGGGCTCAGGCTTCGGTTACTTCCTCAGCGGCATCGACGTGTATCCGCGAACGTGGGCGGCTCCGCGCACATCTGAGTGGGATGTCCTCGCCGCCGGGCTTCGGGATGCGGGCACCGATCCCACCGTCTGCACCGCGCTCGAAGCGTTCGGCGACCCGGAGTACGTCCTCGACTTCGGCGAGGGCGAAGCGGGACCCGGCCGGTATCTGATGCCTGGCATGACAGACTTCGCGGGCCAGCCGGGCTTCGAGCTCATCGACTCCGTGGGGGACGCCTCGCTCTGGCGCATCACGGCGTGCGCTCAGTAG
- a CDS encoding ABC transporter ATP-binding protein — MSETTLRPSIIIDDVRKTFTLNHAFSLKDTVVAWIRRRKLTSTFEALKGVDLVIGEGESVAILGMNGSGKSTLLKLISGVMEPDGGQVLTRGRVAGLIEVGAGFHPELSGRENVYLNAAILGMKKAEIDRRYDEIVAFSEIEEFIDQEVKHYSSGMFLRLAFAVAIHVRLDVLLMDEILSVGDVPFREKCRRKFEELIAAGKTLVVVSHDMEMVRDLCTRGVVISRGEVIYDGELEGAIALVDVA; from the coding sequence ATGAGTGAAACCACACTGCGCCCGAGCATCATCATCGATGATGTACGCAAGACGTTCACCCTGAACCACGCGTTCTCGCTGAAAGACACCGTGGTGGCGTGGATACGACGCCGCAAGCTGACATCCACGTTCGAAGCACTCAAGGGTGTCGACCTGGTGATCGGCGAGGGTGAATCGGTGGCGATCCTGGGCATGAACGGATCGGGCAAGTCGACACTGCTCAAGTTGATATCCGGAGTGATGGAGCCCGATGGCGGACAAGTCCTCACGCGCGGCCGGGTCGCCGGGCTCATCGAGGTGGGTGCGGGATTCCACCCCGAGCTGTCCGGACGCGAGAACGTGTATCTCAATGCCGCGATCCTCGGAATGAAGAAGGCCGAGATCGACCGACGCTACGACGAGATCGTCGCCTTCAGTGAGATCGAGGAATTCATCGATCAGGAGGTAAAGCACTACTCGTCTGGGATGTTCCTCCGCCTCGCCTTCGCGGTCGCTATTCATGTCCGGCTCGACGTTCTCCTGATGGACGAGATCCTCTCGGTCGGCGATGTCCCGTTCCGAGAGAAATGCCGCCGGAAATTCGAGGAGTTGATCGCTGCAGGCAAGACTCTCGTCGTGGTCAGCCATGACATGGAGATGGTCCGCGACCTCTGCACCCGCGGCGTCGTGATCAGCAGGGGCGAAGTCATCTACGACGGCGAACTCGAAGGCGCGATCGCTCTGGTGGACGTCGCGTGA
- a CDS encoding ABC transporter permease: MTDTRDLFIAVPRSDFDTPGKSHGLIDVVRWRYLLRLLVRTGVTTRYRNSVLGWLWSYVRPAAQFLVFWIVLGIFMNLDRVPNYAVYLFSGIVVINLFSEGFKNATTSIVGNAALVRKVFLPRQLFAVSAVLVSFVHFLPQVGLLLLVCLLMGWAAHITVLGVLAALAGMAIVMVFSLGLGLLFGAINVRFRDAENIVELLLLLATWASPVLYSWTMVEDAIVDKLHWPSWLVEVYMLNPITQGVQLFHYAFWRPATQDLVNAAGYVGDAIIPLPPGLGINTLWTALIAVATLLLGQFVFRRLEGKFAQDL; encoded by the coding sequence GTGACTGATACCCGAGATCTTTTCATCGCTGTGCCGCGCTCCGACTTCGACACCCCTGGCAAGAGCCACGGCCTGATCGATGTCGTGCGCTGGCGCTATCTGCTGCGCCTGCTGGTGCGAACCGGAGTCACGACTCGTTACCGCAACTCGGTACTGGGCTGGCTCTGGTCGTACGTGCGCCCAGCGGCTCAGTTCCTGGTGTTCTGGATCGTCCTGGGCATCTTCATGAATCTTGATCGCGTCCCGAACTACGCGGTCTATCTGTTCTCGGGGATCGTCGTCATCAACCTCTTCTCCGAGGGATTCAAGAACGCCACGACGTCGATCGTCGGGAATGCCGCGCTTGTGCGCAAGGTGTTCCTCCCGCGGCAGCTGTTCGCGGTTTCCGCCGTGCTCGTCTCGTTCGTGCACTTCCTTCCGCAGGTCGGTCTGCTGCTGCTGGTATGCCTGCTGATGGGATGGGCAGCCCACATCACGGTGCTCGGCGTACTGGCCGCACTCGCCGGCATGGCCATCGTCATGGTCTTCTCGCTCGGTCTCGGCCTGCTGTTCGGAGCGATCAACGTCCGGTTCCGCGACGCTGAGAACATCGTCGAGCTTCTGCTGCTGCTCGCAACATGGGCATCACCGGTGCTCTACTCCTGGACCATGGTCGAGGACGCCATTGTCGACAAGCTGCATTGGCCGAGTTGGCTCGTCGAGGTGTACATGCTCAACCCGATCACCCAGGGAGTGCAGCTGTTCCACTACGCGTTCTGGCGGCCGGCCACCCAGGATCTGGTCAACGCCGCGGGATATGTGGGCGATGCGATCATCCCGCTGCCTCCCGGCCTCGGCATCAACACGCTGTGGACGGCGCTGATCGCGGTCGCCACACTTCTGCTCGGGCAGTTCGTGTTCCGCCGCCTTGAGGGAAAGTTCGCCCAGGACCTATGA